A segment of the Marinomonas posidonica IVIA-Po-181 genome:
CGAGGCATATTTTGCCTAAAAACACGCCACAAGGCAAATTCCCTGTTTTATTTAGGGCTATTTTTTAGACATTAATTGGCTGTTTTTGCCCATTCTTTGAAAATTCTATCAATTTTTGGTTAATTTCAGGTTGAGGAATAAGGTCTTTAAGTTGTGAAATGAAGTGGTTTCTAGGGCTGAGATTGGCGCCTAATGAGAGTAGGTGGTCGGATTCTACCTGACAGTCTATGAGGGCGATGTGAAAGTCTTTTGCCTTGTCGCAAAAGGCTTTAAGTGCCATTTTAGAGGCATTTGGCTGCAATGAAAACATGGATTCACCGAAAAAAACTTGCCCCATCGCAACCCCGTAAAAGCCACCGACAAGCTGTTCTCCTTGCCATACTTCGACTGAATGAGCGAAGCCCAATTCATGAAGGCGAGAATAGGCTTGCTTAATATCATCTGAAATCCATGTTCCTTCGTTTTTGGCTCGTAAATCGGCGCAATGATGAATGACGGTGTGAAAAGCTTGATTGATCGAAAATTGCAAGTTCGATTTTTTTAAGGTTTTTTTAAGGGATTTTGCTAGGTGAAAATGATCGGGTGATAAGGTACAGCGTTGCTCTGGATGCCACCATAGAATGGGATCAGGTTCACTGTACCAGGGAAAAAAACCGTGCTGGTATAAATGGATGAGCCGTTGTGTCGACAAATCCCCACCCATAGCGGATAGTCCTTCTGGATCTTGAAGCGCTTTATGCGGCTGAGGGGTGTCATAAGGGGATTCAGAGAGAATCAACAACTCACATTCATCATTCGCAAGGACATCTGTCATTAAATTTGCTCTTTGTTTCTTCAGGTCGATCTCACATTCAAATCGACCTAAAATTCAAACCAACATAACGTCTAAATTGCTATAACATTATGATCGAAAAGTATTATATTTTTTTTAAGGGTAAAAGCTACCTTTGATAAAAAAGGTAAAAAAACACTAAAGCTTTATTTTTATGACCCGATATGCAGAATGAGGAAGAAAAGATATTCGGGTTGCGACTTCCTGACACACTTTATGGTCTATTTTATTTAATTGTGCACAAATGAATAAAGAAAAATGGTCTTTTTAAATTGGATTGGCTGTTTTTTGTTCAAAAAAGGGTATAAATTGAAAAAAAATAGAAAAAAAGTGCAAGGAGTGCTTGACCAGTAAAGGAAAACTTGGTTTTAATCGATGCAGTCCTAAACAGTAATTCGAAAAATTGTTGGATGCAGTTTTGGAACTACTAGATAATTTGCTTTTTTGGCAATTGTCACAAAAGTGAAACTGATCGGTTTTAAGATACATGAGTCGTTGATTTAGTAACGTTTCTTGGTTAGACGAAAATCTATCAAAGGGTCTACAAGGCCACATAATATAATATAAAGGGGAATCTTGAATGAAAGCGATTAAACTTGCTTCTGTGTTTGCAGTATCTGCTGTTGCGGCTGCTGTTTCTACTACAACTATTGCTGCTGAAGCTGTTTTTTCTGGCGAAGCTGGAATTGAATATACTAGCTACAGCAACGATGGTAATGGTGATCTTGTTGATGGTACTGATATTGGTGAAGTAGAACTTTCTGTTGACACTGGCGTTGTGTATGCTGAAATTGAAATCGCTACTAGCGGTGAAGATGAAGGCACAACAGTTGGTATGGAAAAACTTTACGTTAAGCAAGGCGCTGTTTCTTTTGGTCGTTTTGACGGATCTGTTTCTACTGGCTCTTTCATGGGTATGGATGAGATTTACAGTGGTGTTGATTTAAATACAGGTCAAGGTACTAAAGGTGATACCGATAACACTGGCGTTCGTTACACTGTGACTCCAGAGTTGACTGTTGCACTTGAAGCAACTGAAGCTTCTGGTTCTGAAGACTCTCAAGTTGGTTTCGCGCTTTCTTATGTTCAAGACTTTGGCGGATTTAAAGCGGGTCTTTCTGGTGGCTCTATAGATGATGCGAATGCTGTAAACGTTGGTGTTCAAACTACTGCTGGTCCAGCAACACTATCTTTGAACTATGGTGTTGGCGAAACAGGTACAGGTACTACAACTGATGTTGAGCAAATGACAGCATCTGTTGCAATTGCTGCTACAGAAGCTTTGACTTTGACTGTTGAGTATTCTCAAGACTTAGAAAGTGCAAACGAGCCTGATGGCACGTACTTTGTTGGTGAATATGCTGCTGGCGACCTTACTTACTACGTGAAAAATTATTCTGGTGATTTAGTCGGTGATACTGACGAGCGTACTATCGTTGGTGTAAGTGCTACTTTCTAAGACTTTCTTTTTTTGAAAAGTCTTTCTTAGGAAATACGAAAGCCAGCCCTTGGGGCTGGCTTTTTTTATGGTAAGCTTAACGTGTTTTGGCATGCAGTGGATTAAGCATGTGTTTGTTTTGGTTAGCATAAGATAGGAAGGCAGTTTTGTCAGAAGAGATGAGTGAGTCGGCACGATCACCAATTTGGGATATGTTTGCAAAGCAGGCGGCTTTTATTGCGGCTTTATTGGTGTTGTTTTTTTTCGCTTTAGCAACCTATTCCTATAACCCACAAGATGCTGGATGGTTTTACTCTGGTTCTGGTGGTGCAATACAGAATTCTATGGGCCCCATTGGCGCGACTTTAGCCGATTTGATGTCCGCTTTTTTCGGCGCTTTGTTTTATTCTTTGCCGCCTTTGTTTTTTTGGGTCGCTATTATTGTCTGGCGCAACCCTCACAGACTCTTACCCCTTAATAATGCTCTGCTCAGTGTGTTGGGTAGTATTCTCTATTTGAGTTTTGGTTCTGCACTTTGTTTTCTCCACACGGTGGGGGAGCAAGATCTGCAATATGGTGCGGGTGGCATTTTAGGCCAGAGTTTAGGGATTCTGCTTTATAGTGTCATTGGTTATGATGGTGCCACTCTGGTTAGTCTCGCGTTCGTTATTTTAGCCTTTACTCTGTTATCGCAACTTCATTGGCTTGGTCTGATGGATAAGTTGGGAGAAGGGGTTTATCAATTAATTTCTAAGTTGAAAAATAAGTGGGTGGCTGGTCAGGAAAAGAGAGCCAATAAGTCTGCAAGGCTTGAAGATTCTATGTCTGAGGATTCTGCTGAAGAACCGGCTATTTTTCGCAAGCAAAAAAATCGCCCGAAAGTCGCTTCAAAGATCAAAGAAGAGAAAGCAACATCCCAGCACAATGTGGCTTTGCAAGGGGAGCCATCCCAAGATCATTTGACTGAAGAAGACTCAAATGAAGCGCGACAGTCTAAAAGAAAGTTTTCTTTGGCCTCACTTTTTTCGAAATCAGCTGCGTCGTCCGTTGAAACGACTTCAGAAACTCCAACGAATAGCATTCAACAAGAACCCGATTTTAATGGGTTGGATTCTCTCTCGGTGGATGAAACTGAGATTGATTTTGGCGACACCCTCTATATTGAAGAAGAATGGCCTTCCAAACCGACTCAGGCCGAAACACAGGTTTTACCTGAATCGACTCAGACTCAAGTGACTGAACCAGTGGCTGAAGAGGAGCCTTCAGCGCAGGTTCTGAGTAAGCAGAAGGCGGATGACTTGCTGTTTGGGAATAACGAAGAGGCGACGACACCTGCTCATAAGCCGGCTGTACGGACTTTGTCGGAAGCTAAGCAATTAGATCACCTAGGTGGTCCATCCTCGTCAGAAGAGCCTGTGAAGCCGCAAGAAAAAAGTTATAGCTTGCCGGATCGCTCTGTTTTAACGCAGCCTAAGCCAAAACAAGGTGGGTATAGTGAAGAAGAGTTGCTTTCACTGTCGTCACTGTTGGAGCAAAGGTTGCAAGATTTTGGCGTCAAAGCTGAAGTGGTAGAAGTCAATCCAGGTCCTGTGATTACGCGTTTTGAGATTCAGCCCGCGCCTGGTGTGAAAGTGTCTCGTATTACCAATTTAGCAAAAGACTTGGCGCGTTCTTTAAGTGTGATGAGTGTCAGGGTTGTTGAAGTCATTGCAGGTAAATCTACCATAGGGATTGAAATTCCTAATCAGGTCAGGGATACCGTTTATTTCTCGGAAGTCATTAACTGCGATATGTATGATAATGCCTCTTCGGGTTTGACCCTGTCCTTGGGGCACGATATCTCTGGCGAACCTGTGGTGGTGGATTTGGCCAAAATGCCTCATGTGTTAGTCGCTGGTACGACAGGATCTGGTAAATCTGTGGGCGTGAATGCCATGATCTTGAGCATGTTGCTGAAATCGACACCAGACGATGTTCGCATGATCATGGTTGACCCGAAAATGTTGGAATTGTCGATTTATGAAGGTATCCCACATTTGTTGACGCCCGTCATTACCGATATGAAAGATGCGGCCAATGGCTTACGTTGGTCGGTCGATGAAATGGAGCGTCGTTACAAGCTGATGTCCAAGCTTGGGGTGCGAAACATTGCGGGTTACAACAAGAAAGTTCGTGAAGCCATTAAAGCGGGCAGCCCAATAGAAGACCCATTATGGCAACCGGAAATGGCGATGTTCTCCGAAGACGGTGTGGCGCGCACTGTACCGCATCTTGAACCTTTGCCTTATATCGTCATCGTGGTAGATGAGTTTGCTGACATGATGATGATTGTCGGTAAAAAAGTGGAAGAGTTGATTGCCCGTATTGCACAAAAAGCCCGTGCGGCTGGGATTCACCTGATTCTAGCCACTCAGCGTCCTTCGGTGGATGTCATCACAGGATTGATTAAAGCCAATATTCCGACGCGTATGGCTTTCCAAGTGTCATCAAAAATTGACTCCCGAACCATACTTGATCAAGGCGGAGCCGATCAGCTGTTAGGTATGGGGGATATGTTGTATCTGCCGGCTGGGTTACCAACGCCTATTCGTGTACACGGTGCTTTTGTGTCGGATGAAGAAGTACATGCTGTGGTGGAAGAATGGAAACAAAGAGGTGAGCCAGACTACATCAATGACGTGGTGGTGAACCCAGAGGATTTGATGTCGGGTGATGGCGGTGAAGAGAAAGACGCGCTGTATGATGAAGCCGTAAAGATTGTTATTGAAACTCGTAAAGCCTCAATTTCTTCTATTCAGCGACGTCTGAAAATAGGTTACAACAGAGCCGCTAATTTAGTAGAAGCGATGGAAGCGGCTGGCTTGGTTGGACCAATGGGGACCAATGGGCAGCGCGATATCTTAATTCCAGAATAGTCGCGGCTATCATTTCCATAGGAGAATTGTTTTGAAAACACGAATGCTGGCACTGGTCACTTTATTCATTGGGCTCTTATTTCAAGGTGTGGTACAGGCTGAGGAAACACCGGCTCAACGAGTGGCGGCTTTATTGGAGCAAAATCGCAATATTGAAGGGGAGTTTCGACAAGTAACTTACGATGAGCAGGGCAAGCAGCTGCAAGTCAGTGAGGGTGTGTTTCTTCTTGCAAAACCAAATCAGTTTGTTTGGGACAGCATTAAACCTTTTGCACAGCGCATTATATCGGATGGTCATATCATTACCATTTGGGATGTAGACCTAGAGCAAGCGACACAGCGTCCTTTATCCGGTGAGCTTGGTTCTTCGCCTGCTGCCTTGTTAGGGCAGCCTGCTGAGACAGTATTGCCGCTTTATAACATCACTGCCTTGGGTGCAGAAAAATTTCGCTTATCTCCGCAAGAAGATCAGGATCTATTTCAAACACTCACCTTATCATTTCGTGATCAAGTGATTGATGCCATGAGTATTTTGGATGCCTTAGGGCAGACCACGGTCATCGAGTTTAACAATGTTGAAGCGCATGATGGTGTGGCAAAAGAAAATTTCAAGTTGGATTTGCCGGATGATGTCGATTTAATAGTAGAAGGGCAATAATGAAAGACCTGTTTTCGGATCTGAGCAAGGATGTTTACCAGCCGTTGGCGGCAAGGCTCAGACCCACTGGTTTAGAGGATTATATCGGTCAATCGCATTTGGTTGGGCCGGGTAAACCACTACGTCGAATGGTTGAAACAGGTCATTGTCATTCCTTTATTCTCTGGGGGCCGCCAGGGGTAGGAAAAACCACTTTCGCTCAGTTGTTGTGTCAGGCTCTGGATGGTCACTTCATTGAGATTTCAGCAGTGATGTCTGGGGTCAAAGAGATTCGTGCTGCGGTGGATCAGGCTAAACAATTACGTCAAATGAACGGCACTCAAACCATTTTGTTTGTGGATGAAGTCCATCGTTTTAATAAATCGCAGCAAGATGCCTTTTTGCCATTTATAGAGGATGGTACTTTTCTGTTTATCGGTGCCACCACTGAAAACCCAGCATTTGAGTTAAATTCGGCGCTTTTGTCGAGAGCGCGAGTGTATCGTTTGCAAACGCCGAGTGTGGATGATTTGAAACAAGTGTTGGTGCGAGCCTTGCAGGATGAAGAAAAAGGTTTGGCCAGTATGAAGTTCGCACTGGATGACCATTATTTAGGTATTTTGGCACAGGCGGCGGACGGTGATATTCGTCGAGCGTTAAATTTTTTAGAAATTTTATCGGACTTGGTCGAGCCTGATACGCAAGTGACTCAGGCCCAGCTAGAAGATGTACTGGGCGGTAGCGTTCGTCGTTTTGATCGCAATGGAGATGTGTTTTACGACCAAATTTCTGCTTTTCATAAGTCGGTTCGTGGTTCATCGCCTGACGGCGCTTTGTATTGGATGGCGCGAATGTTAGATGGCGGTTGTGATCCCTTGTATATCGCTCGACGCCTATTGGCCATTGCTTCTGAAGATATTGGCAATGCTGACCCAAGAGCTTTGCAAGTGGGGTTAAATGCGTGGGATATCTTTGAAAGAGTTGGTCCAGGGGAAGGCAATCGAGCCATTGCGCAAGCCGCTGTGTATATGGCTTGCGCGCCTAAAAGTAATGCCGTGTACCAAGCGTTTAATCAAGTGATGTCTGATGTGGCAGCTCAGCCGAGTTATGAGGTGCCGATTCATTTGCGTAATGCGCCCACATCGCTAGCAAAAAGTATGGGGCATGGTGATGAGTATCGTTATGCGCATAATGAACCCAATGCGTATGCGGCAGGGGAAAATTACTTGCCACAAGAAGTGGCTGAAATGCGTTACTACCAGCCTTCGGACAGAGGGCTAGAGAAAAAAATTGCTGAGAAGATGGATTGGTTATCAGAGCTAGACCGTCAAAGTTTGCAACAGCGTTATTCCGCAACCGATTGGGGAGAGGAGTCATGATGTATCTGATGATCGCGTTTGGTGGAGCACTTGGTGCCCTTAGTCGATATGGTATGACCAAATGGATTAACACTTATTGGCACCATCATTTTCCATTCGCTACCATGATGGTCAATCTACTGGGGTGTGTCTTGATGGGCGTTGCCTTTGTGGTTATCAGTGAGAAAATGCCGTCTCTTGAACCCTATCGACCTCTGGTGATCGTCGGCTTTTTGGGGGCATTTACCACCTTCTCCACCTTTTCGTTGGAAATTGTCTCATTAATTCACATGCAGGCTTGGCTAACGGCATTAAGCTATTTATTATTGAGCTGCATTTTAGGCGTGCTTGGGCTCGCCATCGGTATGGCGTTAACTCGCTTTTTTTAATCTGCTTGTTTTAGGCAGATTGGTTTTTATTGGATATTAGAGGATATTGTTGCTGAGATGTTAGATATTAAAGCATTGCGCGCTGACCCTGAGGCCATTGCGGCTCAACTTAAAAAGAAAGGCTACGAACTGGATGTGGCTAAATTTTCGTCGCTAGAAGAACGTCGTAAAGCCATCCAGATTGAAACAGAGCAGCTGCAACAGTCTCGCAACTCGGTATCCAAAGAAATTGGTCAGGCGATGAAGTCTGGCGATAAAGAAAAAGCCGCTGACTTAAAAGCTCAAACAGCCACCTTGGGCGATGATTTAAACGCTGCAAAAGAGCAGTTAACTCAAGTGCAAGCGGACATGGATGCTTTGCTAGAAGGTATTCCAAACATTCCTCATGAGTCTGTTCCTGCTGGTGTGTCGGAAGACGATAATGTTGAAATTCGCCGTTGGGGTGAGCCAAAACGCTTTGAGTTTGAAGCGAAAGATCATGTTGATCTTGGCGAAGCTTTGGAAATGCTGGATTTTGAAGCCGCGGTCAAAATTACCGGTTCTCGTTTTGCCGTGATGCGCTCTGATTTGGCGCGTCTACATCGTGCTTTGACTCAGTTTATGATTAATACCCATGCAGATGAGCATGGTTACAACGAAGTGTATGTGCCGTATTTGGTGAATGCTCATTCCTTAAAAGGAACAGGGCAGCTGCCTAAATTCGAGCAAGAATTGTTTAAGGTTCCGGTCGATAAAGACAGCGGAAACAGCGATTTTTACCTAATTCCGACCGCCGAAGTGCCGGTAACGAACTTGGCTCGTGACGAAATTTTTAACGATGCGGATTTGCATAAAAAGTTTGTCGCTCACACACCTTGTTTTCGAAGTGAAGCGGGCAGTTATGGTCGTGATACACGCGGCATGATTCGCCAGCATCAATTTGAAAAGGTAGAGTTGGTTCATATTTGTCGCCCAGATCGCTCAGAAGCGGTTTTGGAAGAGTTGGTAGGGCATGCTGAGGTCATTCTACAAAAGCTTGAGTTACCTTATCGTACGGTTATTTTGTGTGGTGGGGATCTTGGTTTCTCCGCTCATAAGACCTATGACATTGAAGTCTGGTTGCCTGGACAGGCTAAATACCGAGAGATTTCCTCTTGCTCTAACATGTGGGATTTTCAAGCGCGTCGTATGCAGGCTCGCTGGCGTAACCCTGAAACAGGCCGCCCTGAGTTGGCACATACCTTGAATGGATCTGGTTTGGCTGTGGGCCGTACCTTGGTCGCTGTACTTGAGAACTATCAAAATGCTGATGGCAGTGTGCGTGTTCCTGATGTATTGGTGCCATATATGGGCGGTAAAACGTTATTAAGTAAGGCGTAATCAGCGCTTTTAATAAAAAAGCCTCTCGACGAGGCTTTTTTTGTATGAGAAAAATTATGATGGGTAAAGTCTATTTGATTGGAGCGGGGCCAGGTGATCCTGAGTTACTGACGCTCAAAGCATATCGACTACTAAAGCAGGCGGATGTGGTGTTATATGATCGACTGGTGGGACAGGAGATCATAGAGTTAATACCGGAGAGCGCTGAGAAAATGTATGTAGGCAAAGCTAAGTCCTTGCATAGCTTGCCA
Coding sequences within it:
- a CDS encoding DNA translocase FtsK — encoded protein: MSEEMSESARSPIWDMFAKQAAFIAALLVLFFFALATYSYNPQDAGWFYSGSGGAIQNSMGPIGATLADLMSAFFGALFYSLPPLFFWVAIIVWRNPHRLLPLNNALLSVLGSILYLSFGSALCFLHTVGEQDLQYGAGGILGQSLGILLYSVIGYDGATLVSLAFVILAFTLLSQLHWLGLMDKLGEGVYQLISKLKNKWVAGQEKRANKSARLEDSMSEDSAEEPAIFRKQKNRPKVASKIKEEKATSQHNVALQGEPSQDHLTEEDSNEARQSKRKFSLASLFSKSAASSVETTSETPTNSIQQEPDFNGLDSLSVDETEIDFGDTLYIEEEWPSKPTQAETQVLPESTQTQVTEPVAEEEPSAQVLSKQKADDLLFGNNEEATTPAHKPAVRTLSEAKQLDHLGGPSSSEEPVKPQEKSYSLPDRSVLTQPKPKQGGYSEEELLSLSSLLEQRLQDFGVKAEVVEVNPGPVITRFEIQPAPGVKVSRITNLAKDLARSLSVMSVRVVEVIAGKSTIGIEIPNQVRDTVYFSEVINCDMYDNASSGLTLSLGHDISGEPVVVDLAKMPHVLVAGTTGSGKSVGVNAMILSMLLKSTPDDVRMIMVDPKMLELSIYEGIPHLLTPVITDMKDAANGLRWSVDEMERRYKLMSKLGVRNIAGYNKKVREAIKAGSPIEDPLWQPEMAMFSEDGVARTVPHLEPLPYIVIVVDEFADMMMIVGKKVEELIARIAQKARAAGIHLILATQRPSVDVITGLIKANIPTRMAFQVSSKIDSRTILDQGGADQLLGMGDMLYLPAGLPTPIRVHGAFVSDEEVHAVVEEWKQRGEPDYINDVVVNPEDLMSGDGGEEKDALYDEAVKIVIETRKASISSIQRRLKIGYNRAANLVEAMEAAGLVGPMGTNGQRDILIPE
- a CDS encoding replication-associated recombination protein A; amino-acid sequence: MKDLFSDLSKDVYQPLAARLRPTGLEDYIGQSHLVGPGKPLRRMVETGHCHSFILWGPPGVGKTTFAQLLCQALDGHFIEISAVMSGVKEIRAAVDQAKQLRQMNGTQTILFVDEVHRFNKSQQDAFLPFIEDGTFLFIGATTENPAFELNSALLSRARVYRLQTPSVDDLKQVLVRALQDEEKGLASMKFALDDHYLGILAQAADGDIRRALNFLEILSDLVEPDTQVTQAQLEDVLGGSVRRFDRNGDVFYDQISAFHKSVRGSSPDGALYWMARMLDGGCDPLYIARRLLAIASEDIGNADPRALQVGLNAWDIFERVGPGEGNRAIAQAAVYMACAPKSNAVYQAFNQVMSDVAAQPSYEVPIHLRNAPTSLAKSMGHGDEYRYAHNEPNAYAAGENYLPQEVAEMRYYQPSDRGLEKKIAEKMDWLSELDRQSLQQRYSATDWGEES
- the aat gene encoding leucyl/phenylalanyl-tRNA--protein transferase, with product MTDVLANDECELLILSESPYDTPQPHKALQDPEGLSAMGGDLSTQRLIHLYQHGFFPWYSEPDPILWWHPEQRCTLSPDHFHLAKSLKKTLKKSNLQFSINQAFHTVIHHCADLRAKNEGTWISDDIKQAYSRLHELGFAHSVEVWQGEQLVGGFYGVAMGQVFFGESMFSLQPNASKMALKAFCDKAKDFHIALIDCQVESDHLLSLGANLSPRNHFISQLKDLIPQPEINQKLIEFSKNGQKQPINV
- a CDS encoding LolA family protein; this translates as MKTRMLALVTLFIGLLFQGVVQAEETPAQRVAALLEQNRNIEGEFRQVTYDEQGKQLQVSEGVFLLAKPNQFVWDSIKPFAQRIISDGHIITIWDVDLEQATQRPLSGELGSSPAALLGQPAETVLPLYNITALGAEKFRLSPQEDQDLFQTLTLSFRDQVIDAMSILDALGQTTVIEFNNVEAHDGVAKENFKLDLPDDVDLIVEGQ
- the serS gene encoding serine--tRNA ligase: MLDIKALRADPEAIAAQLKKKGYELDVAKFSSLEERRKAIQIETEQLQQSRNSVSKEIGQAMKSGDKEKAADLKAQTATLGDDLNAAKEQLTQVQADMDALLEGIPNIPHESVPAGVSEDDNVEIRRWGEPKRFEFEAKDHVDLGEALEMLDFEAAVKITGSRFAVMRSDLARLHRALTQFMINTHADEHGYNEVYVPYLVNAHSLKGTGQLPKFEQELFKVPVDKDSGNSDFYLIPTAEVPVTNLARDEIFNDADLHKKFVAHTPCFRSEAGSYGRDTRGMIRQHQFEKVELVHICRPDRSEAVLEELVGHAEVILQKLELPYRTVILCGGDLGFSAHKTYDIEVWLPGQAKYREISSCSNMWDFQARRMQARWRNPETGRPELAHTLNGSGLAVGRTLVAVLENYQNADGSVRVPDVLVPYMGGKTLLSKA
- the crcB gene encoding fluoride efflux transporter CrcB; translation: MMYLMIAFGGALGALSRYGMTKWINTYWHHHFPFATMMVNLLGCVLMGVAFVVISEKMPSLEPYRPLVIVGFLGAFTTFSTFSLEIVSLIHMQAWLTALSYLLLSCILGVLGLAIGMALTRFF